The genomic DNA GGTGGGCGCAATACCCTGAATGCGGCGGCTGTTTCCGGGGACACCTCGGTCAACCTGCTGACCGGTGTTGCCAGCATTGGCGGCGCGGCGCTGACGGTGAAAAACCCGTCGGCCATTCAGAATATCGTTACCGGCGATGGCAATGACACGCTGGTCGCCGGCAATGCCGACGCCTTGCTCGACGGCGGACGTGGCAACAACGTGCTGACCGGCGGTGCGGGCAAGGACTTCTTTGTGGTGCATCGTCGCGATGCGGGCAACGATACCCTCAACAACTTCGAAGCTGCGCGCGGTGAAATCGTCGATCTGGTGGGGTTTGCCGGGAAAAAATTCGCTGATCTGCAACTGACGCAACAGGGCGCGGACGTCAAGGTTGACCTGGGCAAGGGCCAGGTGATCGTTCTGAAAAACCAGGCACTCGCCGGCATCACTGCAGCGAACTTCAAGTTTCAGGACAGCTTTGTCGCGCCGACGGCTTACATCAACAGCGACGCTTCGGCGGTCAAGCCGCAGGAGGGTTTGGGCGCCGTGGTACTCAACGGTGGCGGTAAAGGCGTGATGTACAGCAGCGACGCTCAGGGTAAAACCGTGGCCTCACTGAATGGTACGATTTACAGCCACGACAGCGCGACCTCGGACGTGTTTGTGGTGGCGGCCCAGTCCGGCGTCAAGGATTACAACAACGCCTTGCGTGGGTTCCGTCACGGTATCGACAAGATCGATTTGCGCCAGACTGGCGTCACCGACTTCAGTCAGTTGATCATCGAGCACAAGAACCGCGCGACATTCAATGGCCTGACCCAGATTCACGGTGTGTATGTGACACGCATCGGTGCCCAGGGCAGCGATGCAAACACCAATCTGCTGTATCTGGATGCGCTTGATGTGGCGCAGATCAGTTCGACGGATTTCCTCTTTGCCGACCCTGCGCCTGCCGTGGTGCCAACGGTTGGACCGGTGCCGCCGGTCACCGATCAGCCTCCGCTCACGGTACCTGAAACGCTGACGCCGATTGTCGAGCGTCCTGGCGTCGACAAACCTTCGGTGGTCACGCCGCTGCCTCCCATTGACCTGTCCCCGGCCATCAGTGTTCCGACCATTGATCCAGTGCTGCGACCTTCGGTCACGATTCCGGACTTCAAGCTGCCGGAGACCAAGACGATTGAGCAGATCCTGGCAGAACGCGGTATCGACCTGAATCCGAAAGTGCCGGAACACAAAACCTTTGAACAGATCATGGCCGAGCGTGAGGCGAACCGGGGTGGGACGACGCTCCCTGACCACAAAACCATCGAGCAGATTCTGGCCGAGCGCGCTGTTGGTTCCCTGGTTCCATCGAAAGTACCGGACATCGGCCCGGTCGGTCGGGATGTGCTGGGGCCTGCGTCGATTGATATTCCGAGTCCACGGCCGATTATCATCCCGGATGTCCCGACGATCGATATCGCCCATCGTGACCTTGATATCCCGACTCGCCGACCGGTCATCGTTCCAGACGTTGTGAGTGCGCAAGACCCACGCCTGAAAATCGACGATACCTGGGGCGTAGGGCAAACCGCGGACACTACGTTCGCGTCAATCCGGGACAGGATCCGCGGCGGTTCAACACCTTCTACAACGAACCCTCTGCCGGCGGCCACCGACCCGAACGTCATGACGGTCCAGGGCTTCTTCGCCGATGTCACGATTGGCGACGAAAGCAAGACCATCAACGTCGAAGCCTCGAATGCCAAAGTGCATGCCGGCAACGGTGACAATAAGGTTAACGTGACGGGCCGCCGGGGCAATATCACTTTGGGCAATGGCAATAACGTTGTGATCGGTGATGTCGACAAGCTCACCGTCGGCCATGGCAACAACACCATTACCGATTCAGGGTCTTTCGCTACGGTGAAACTGGGGGATGGCAACAACAAGGTGGTGGTCAGCGGCAACATGCCGACGGTTGAAGTCGGGCACGGGGTCAATGACATCGAGTTCAGCAACGGGGGAGGCGATCTGGTGTTCGGCAAGGACATCAGCCCCGATCAATTGTGGTTCCAGCACAAAGGGCAGGACCTGCAGATATCGGTGATCGGCAGCAAGCAGGAAGTCACGCTGCATAACTGGTATGCCGACAAGCCGGAGCGGCCTCGGGACATCATGGCCGGAGACCGTCATCGGTTGATGGATCGTGATGTGGAGCAACTGGTCCAGGCCATGGCGGCGTTCGCGCCAGCGGCGCCAGCGACCATGACCTTCGGCGGGGCCGAGCAGCAGGCGTTGCAGCCTGTGCTGGCGGCGAACTGGATGTAAATAACGGCAGTTGACGCGAAAAAAGGCCCGCGATGTTTGTCACGGGCCGACGAGGGCGGTGCAATGCCGCCCTCGTCTTATGCTCGTCTGAAGCGCAACGTGCAGGTTTGCTTTTAAAGAATGGTTTTTTAGGGAAACTCTGAAGAAGCCTTCCAAATCTGGTGAAATACCCGCCCGACCCGAACACGACGGTTGAGTCACGATGAAACAGATGTCCTTCGCCGATGCCGAGTACGCCGGCAAACGTAAGCAGACCCGCCGCGAGCGCTTTCTGATTGAGATGGATCAGGTCGTGCCTTGGAAGGGCTTGATTGCCTTGATCGAACCACACTATCCGAAGGGCGACGGCGGTCGTCCGGCTTACCCGCTGATGGCGATGTTGCGGGTTCATCTGATGCAGAACTGGTTCGGCTACAGTGATCCGGCGATGGAAGAAGCGCTCTATGAGACCACGATCCTGCGCCAGTTTTCGGGGTTGCACCTGGATCGGATTCCCGATGAGACCACGATCCTCAACTTCCGGCGTCTGTTGGAAAAACACGAGTTGGCCGGCGGAATTTTGCAGGTCATCAACGGTTATCTAGGCGACCGTGGCCTGATGTTGCGCCAGGGTACGGTGGTCGATGCAACGATCATTCATGCGCCGAGTTCGACCAAGAATGAAGACGGAAAACGTGATCCCGACATGCATCAGACGAAGAAGGGGAACCAGTATTTCTTCGGGATGAAAGCGCATATCGGCGTTGATGCCGAGTCGGGTTTGGTGCATAGCGTGGTGGGCACGGCGGCGAATGTCGCGGACGTGACGCAGGTTGCTCAGTTGCTGCATGGCGAAGAGTCGTACGTGTCTGGCGATGCCGGTTACACCGGCGTGGACAAGCGTCCCGAGCATCAGAACCGCAAAATGATCTGGTCAATTGCCGCACGGCCCAGCACGTATAAGAAGCACGGCAAGAAGAGTTTTATTGCTCAGGTGCGTCGCAAAATCGAATACGCCAAGGCCCAGGTACGCGCTAAGGTTGAACACCCGTTTCGGGTCATCAAGTGTCAGTTTGGGTATACGAAAGTGCGCTTTCGCGGCTTGATGAAAAACACCGCGCAACAGGTCACGCTATTTGCGCTGTCGAACGTGTGGATGATGCGAAAACGGCTGCTGGTTGCGGGAGAGGTACGTCTGTAATGCGCAAAAAGCGCCTTGAAAAGGCGCCGCGCAAGGGTGAAACGATGAGTGAGTAACAGGAAAGGTCTGTTTTCTGACCCTGCCAGCGTTTTTTTGATTGACCAATGAGGGCATCAAAAAATCGCTGACTACTTCAGACCTTCCCTAGGTGGGGACATTCATTTCGGGTAAAGCAAACGCATCAGGCGTTTGTCTTTCTTGCTGATCTTGCGATTGATTGGCACTTCCCAATTACCCAGTGTCAACGTATTAGCCACTGGGTGGTGCATGATCGATCTTTTGTCGTAAGAAGTATAAATCGCCTCCAGCGTGTCGAAAGGAGTAAACAGGTTTCTGTCGATTTCCTCCGGCATCAGTGGATTCATTTCGCGGTTCTGATAGAACTCATAGACCTTTGGTTTATCCCACGGGATTTTCGCCTGCGGGTGCTGGTGTTCATGCATAGCGCCAAGGGCGTGACCGAACTCATGAGTCACGATGACTTCAAAGTCTGGATGATCCGGTTTTACGCCCAGGTCCATGGTTCTGTCGTCAGGATGAATCAACAACGCGTCGGTGCCGAGCATCGAACTGTTGGAGTTGTTGGTAGTGGCGATGCGTATGTCGCCCACGAGGTCGTCAACGAACTCGAACTTCAGGTTGATATACGGCAACCATTGACTGGCTGCCTTTATGATTTTGTCTTTGTGATCTGCTTCGGGTGCGTCCATGAAGGCAATCTTCAGGGTGCGGCCGTTTGCCCATAGTTTTGAATAATTTAATATCGAGCGTTTACGCCGAGTGCCAGTAAATGTGCCGATGTTGGCCGGGTTTTCATTGGTGGCCACCTGGTAAGCCGCTTGATCGTCGGGCCATTGTATAAGTTGGCAATCTGTTAGTTCGTGCATGATGGACTTCATCCTTGAAGTTGAGAGTAAGCAGTTGTTCAGGCACTGCAAGTTATTCAGCTCTATATTAGCGCTTGGCCGAAAGGCAAGTGCAATACAACGTTATATGGACTGTGACGTCATATTTTTATGTCCCGTGCAGGTACGAGCCCGACCCCACGGTCACGCGTCGCTTGAAATCCTTGGATTGGCGACGACACGCTCAGGCAGATTAGATTAAAGCTGTGGCGGTGTGTCGGTGTCTTGCTGGGAGTTTATTTTTTATAGGGTGCGGGAGTTTGATGCTGCAAGTGGCCGTGCCAGATTGACTGGCACGGCCTCATCAATTACTGCTTGCGAGTAATAAATGCGCGAATACGCTCGGCGGCTTCCACGCATTCCGCCAGCGGCGCGACAAGTGCCATGCGTACACGGCCCGCACCCGGATTGACACCGTCCACGTCGCGGGACAAGTACGAGCCCGGCACCACCGTCACGTGCTCTTCGGCGAAAAGATCACGGCAGAACGCTGCATCATCACCTTGCACATTCGGCCACAGGTAAAAGCTGCCATCCGGGCGCTGCACATCCATCACTGGGGCAAGAATCTCCAGCACCGCATCG from Pseudomonas baetica includes the following:
- a CDS encoding IS5 family transposase, whose translation is MKQMSFADAEYAGKRKQTRRERFLIEMDQVVPWKGLIALIEPHYPKGDGGRPAYPLMAMLRVHLMQNWFGYSDPAMEEALYETTILRQFSGLHLDRIPDETTILNFRRLLEKHELAGGILQVINGYLGDRGLMLRQGTVVDATIIHAPSSTKNEDGKRDPDMHQTKKGNQYFFGMKAHIGVDAESGLVHSVVGTAANVADVTQVAQLLHGEESYVSGDAGYTGVDKRPEHQNRKMIWSIAARPSTYKKHGKKSFIAQVRRKIEYAKAQVRAKVEHPFRVIKCQFGYTKVRFRGLMKNTAQQVTLFALSNVWMMRKRLLVAGEVRL
- a CDS encoding peptidase M12; amino-acid sequence: MHELTDCQLIQWPDDQAAYQVATNENPANIGTFTGTRRKRSILNYSKLWANGRTLKIAFMDAPEADHKDKIIKAASQWLPYINLKFEFVDDLVGDIRIATTNNSNSSMLGTDALLIHPDDRTMDLGVKPDHPDFEVIVTHEFGHALGAMHEHQHPQAKIPWDKPKVYEFYQNREMNPLMPEEIDRNLFTPFDTLEAIYTSYDKRSIMHHPVANTLTLGNWEVPINRKISKKDKRLMRLLYPK